One genomic region from Phragmites australis chromosome 1, lpPhrAust1.1, whole genome shotgun sequence encodes:
- the LOC133908784 gene encoding uncharacterized protein LOC133908784, giving the protein MVVGKIAIVIGSGVIGSILAGGDSSLPNFRDVVSSAFKFMTKNAKQGKDVPSTSSPHTAQLLTQVNYLREELQMLSKSHHVAIVTVDGRPGPGAYGITAVVVGAIGYLFIRWKGWKLSDMMFVTKRGLSDASNVVGKQVDQVSENVNAAKRHLAGRIDRVDCSLDECQEISEATRKEVTIIHGDLSAFQKEMETVHLVVRSLETKLGRLAYTQDRTTRGIYDLCEFTKRLDQSPKADTRQVASSTPFPAIESSERISRAASLPLALEPESPAAQSPRTEIPKVVRSSTTMSASGLSMLVGASMPPKRDHQGVFSRASSMKEGSSELPSGAPSSTEPSPRRPGSSTLLGALGFLRSTTS; this is encoded by the exons ATGGTGGTGGGCAAGATCGCCATCGTCATCGGCTCCG GGGTCATCGGATCAATACTCGCGGGCGGTGATTCCAGCCTTCCCAACTTCAGGGATGTAGTCTCCAGTGCTTTCAAG TTCATGACCAAGAACGCAAAGCAAGGCAAAGATGTGCCATCTACCAGCAGTCCGCATACCGCACAGTTGTTAACTCAG GTCAATTATCTAAGAGAGGAGCTGcaaatgttgtccaaatcacaTCATGTTGCTATTGTCACTGTTGATGGTAGACCTG GCCCTGGTGCTTATGGTATAACAGCTGTTGTTGTTGGAGCTATTGGATATTTATTCATAAGATGGAAG GGGTGGAAACTTTCTGATATGATGTTTGTGACAAAGCGTGGTTTATCTGATGCCTCTAATGTAGTGGGTAAACAAGTGGATCAGGTTTCAGAAAATGTTAAT GCTGCAAAGAGACACCTTGCTGGAAGGATTGACCGTGTAGATTGTAGTTTAGATGAATGCCAAGAAATTTCAGAAGCCACAAGGAAAGAG GTTACAATCATCCATGGAGATCTCAGTGCCTTCCAGAAGGAAATGGAAACAGTTCATCTTGTAGTTCGTAGTCTG GAGACAAAGCTTGGACGCCTTGCTTATACTCAA GATCGTACAACACGAGGAATATATGACTTGTGTGAATTCACTAAAAGATTGGATCAGAGTCCAAAAGCTGATACTCGTCAG GTCGCATCATCAACTCCTTTTCCTGCTATTGAATCTTCAGAGAGAATTTCTAGG GCTGCTTCTTTGCCTCTGGCTTTGGAACCAGAGTCTCCTGCAGCACAGTCACCTAGAACAGAGATACCGAAG GTTGTGCGTTCATCTACAACCATGTCAGCATCAGGACTGAGTATGCTAGTTGGAGCTTCAATGCCACCTAAAAGA GATCATCAGGGTGTTTTTAGCAGAGCAAGTTCTATGAAGGAAGGATCCTCAGAGTTACCGAGTGGGGCGCCAAGCTCGACGGAACCAAGCCCCAGGAGACCTGGTAGTTCAACCCTGCTTGGAGCGCTTGGTTTTCTAAGGAGCACCACCAGCTGA
- the LOC133908793 gene encoding small ribosomal subunit protein uS7-like, whose protein sequence is MAEAVEQQLQQDVKLFNRWAFDEVQVNDISLADYLAVSSTKHATYLPHTAGRYSKKRFRKAQCPIVERLTNSLMMHGRNNGKKIMAVRIVKHTMEIIHLLTDANPIQIIVDAIINSGPREDATRIGSAGVVRRQAVDISPLRRVNQAIYLLTTGARESAFRNIKTIAECLADELINAAKGSSNSYAIKKKDEIERVAKANR, encoded by the exons ATGGCGGAGGCGGtggagcagcagctgcagcaggaTGTGAAGCTCTTCAACCGCTGGGCCTTCGATGAAGTCCAG GTCAACGACATCTCACTGGCCGACTATCTGGCGGTGTCGTCGACGAAGCACGCGACCTACCTGCCGCACACGGCGGGGAGGTACTCGAAGAAGCGGTTCCGCAAGGCGCAGTGCCCCATCGTGGAGCGCCTCACCAACTCCCTCATGATGCACGGCCGCAACAACGGAAAGAAGATCATGGCCGTCCGCATCGTCAAGCACACCATGGAGATAATCCACCTCCTCACCGACGCTAACCCCATCCAGATCATCGTGGACGCGATCATCAACAG TGGGCCGCGTGAGGACGCCACCCGTATTGGTTCTGCTGGTGTTGTGAGGAGGCAGGCTGTGGATATCTCTCCCTTGAGGAGGGTGAACCAGGCCATCTACCTCCTCACCACTGGTGCCAGGGAGAGTGCCTtcaggaacatcaagaccatcgCCGAGTGCCTCGCCGATGAGTTGATCAACGCTGCCAAGGGATCGTCCAACAG CTACGctatcaagaagaaggatgagaTTGAGCGTGTTGCCAAGGCCAACCGTTGA